One genomic region from Candidatus Nitrospira nitrificans encodes:
- a CDS encoding ATP-dependent Clp protease ATP-binding subunit: MFERFTDKGRKIIILAREEAERHQNDYLGTEHLVLAILRESDGIALMILKKMGLSTEQIRLEIERNLPGGGTTMTFGEIPFSPRVKKVIEYGVEEARLLGHNHIGSEHLLLGLLREEEGIGGKILRSLGANLLTARQLTVTFLRKSAPRERDRKSNTPALDEFGRDLTQLAQEGQLDPVIGRADEIERVLQILSRRSKNNPVLIGESGVGKTAIVEGLAQRIIQSEVPDNLLSRRVIALDLGSLVAGTKYRGQFEERLKVVMKEIVQAGNIIIFIDELHTLVGAGAAEGSIDASNMLKPALSRGEIQCIGATTLDEYRKHIEKDGALKRRFQPIHVQPPNLDETILIIQGLRDRYEEHHGVEITEDAIVEAVKLSDRYITDRFLPDKAIDLIDETGSRAKLQTYALPTELKAMEQELKKVSREKELSISMQNFEEAVRHREEEERLRKLLDESKREWKKNQEKNKPVIGKEDVAYVVSKMTGIPLFKLEEEESNKLLRMEEFLHKRVIGQNEAISAVARAIRRSRAGLKEAKKPIGSFIFLGPTGVGKTELARTLAEFLFNSEDALIRVDMSEYQEKFTSSRLFGAPPGYVGYEEGGQLTEKVRRRPYSVVLFDEIEKAHPDVFNVLLQVLDDGVLTDSLGRKVDFKNTVVIMTSNIGTKMIQKGVSLGFQSTEGEAARRKKEEVLGELRKSFSPEFLNRIDEIVIFHQLEKEQLYSILDILLRELNLRLLDKGIEIEVDDEVKQWLIKEGYEPLYGARPMRRAIQRAIGDPLSDELIRGRFKESRKVKVVLRDGAPTFIEQEAMAGV, from the coding sequence ATGTTCGAACGATTCACGGACAAAGGTCGAAAGATCATCATCCTCGCACGCGAGGAGGCTGAGCGACACCAAAACGACTATCTAGGGACTGAACATCTCGTCCTGGCCATCCTCCGTGAGTCCGATGGCATCGCCCTTATGATTCTGAAAAAGATGGGCCTCTCTACCGAGCAGATTCGGTTGGAAATCGAGCGAAATCTGCCTGGCGGAGGAACGACGATGACGTTTGGGGAAATCCCATTTAGCCCGCGCGTGAAGAAGGTCATTGAGTATGGTGTTGAGGAGGCCCGCCTGCTGGGCCACAACCACATCGGTAGTGAACATCTTCTCCTTGGGCTCCTACGGGAAGAAGAGGGAATCGGTGGGAAAATTCTTCGGAGTTTGGGCGCGAATCTTTTGACGGCGCGTCAACTGACCGTGACGTTTTTGCGGAAATCTGCTCCCCGTGAACGTGATCGAAAGAGCAACACCCCGGCGCTGGATGAGTTTGGCCGTGATCTGACGCAGTTGGCTCAAGAAGGTCAATTGGATCCGGTGATCGGGCGAGCCGACGAAATCGAACGTGTGTTGCAGATTCTCAGCCGGAGAAGCAAGAACAATCCCGTGCTGATCGGCGAGTCTGGTGTGGGGAAAACCGCGATCGTCGAGGGACTTGCTCAGCGCATCATTCAATCCGAAGTTCCGGACAACCTGCTCTCTCGTCGAGTCATTGCCTTGGATCTCGGGTCGCTCGTTGCAGGCACAAAGTATCGCGGACAATTTGAAGAACGCCTCAAGGTGGTAATGAAGGAGATTGTCCAGGCGGGCAATATCATTATTTTCATCGATGAACTTCACACCCTGGTTGGAGCCGGAGCGGCGGAAGGGTCCATTGATGCCTCCAATATGTTGAAGCCGGCCTTATCGCGCGGCGAGATTCAATGTATCGGAGCGACGACCTTGGATGAGTACCGGAAGCATATTGAAAAAGACGGTGCTTTGAAACGGCGATTCCAACCCATCCATGTTCAGCCGCCCAATCTCGACGAAACGATCCTCATTATCCAAGGGCTTCGGGACCGATACGAAGAACATCATGGAGTGGAAATCACGGAAGACGCCATTGTGGAGGCCGTGAAATTGTCGGATCGGTACATTACCGACCGGTTCCTTCCGGACAAAGCGATCGATTTGATCGACGAAACGGGTTCCCGCGCCAAACTGCAGACCTATGCTCTCCCCACTGAATTGAAAGCGATGGAGCAAGAGCTGAAGAAGGTTTCACGAGAGAAAGAACTCTCAATCTCCATGCAGAATTTCGAGGAGGCCGTACGGCATCGCGAGGAGGAAGAGCGGTTGCGCAAGCTCCTCGACGAATCCAAGCGAGAATGGAAAAAGAATCAGGAAAAGAATAAGCCTGTGATCGGCAAAGAGGATGTTGCCTACGTTGTCTCAAAAATGACCGGCATTCCGCTCTTTAAACTGGAGGAAGAAGAGTCCAATAAGCTCTTGCGCATGGAAGAGTTTCTCCATAAACGAGTCATCGGTCAAAATGAGGCGATCTCGGCGGTCGCTCGTGCCATCCGCCGTTCTCGTGCCGGCTTGAAGGAAGCCAAGAAACCGATCGGTTCGTTCATCTTCCTGGGACCCACGGGTGTCGGGAAAACGGAACTGGCTAGGACATTGGCGGAGTTTCTATTCAACAGCGAAGACGCGTTGATTCGTGTCGATATGTCCGAATATCAGGAGAAATTTACGAGCTCTCGTCTCTTCGGCGCTCCTCCCGGCTATGTGGGGTATGAAGAAGGGGGGCAGCTGACCGAGAAGGTTCGCCGTCGGCCTTATTCTGTCGTCTTGTTCGATGAGATCGAGAAAGCGCACCCGGACGTGTTCAATGTCCTTCTTCAAGTACTGGACGACGGCGTGCTGACCGATAGTCTCGGACGAAAGGTTGATTTCAAGAATACGGTCGTCATCATGACGTCCAATATCGGGACAAAAATGATTCAGAAGGGTGTTTCTCTTGGGTTCCAGAGCACAGAAGGTGAGGCCGCGCGTCGGAAGAAGGAAGAAGTACTCGGAGAGCTTCGGAAGTCGTTCAGTCCGGAGTTCCTGAACCGAATCGATGAAATCGTAATCTTCCATCAGCTGGAAAAAGAACAGCTCTATAGCATCTTGGATATCCTGCTCCGTGAGCTAAACCTTCGCCTATTGGACAAAGGGATTGAGATTGAGGTCGACGACGAAGTCAAGCAATGGCTTATCAAAGAGGGCTATGAGCCGTTATATGGAGCGAGACCAATGCGGCGGGCGATCCAACGTGCCATCGGTGACCCGCTCTCCGATGAGCTCATCAGAGGACGCTTCAAGGAAAGCCGCAAGGTGAAAGTGGTTCTGCGAGACGGAGCTCCGACTTTCATCGAGCAGGAGGCAATGGCCGGAGTCTAG
- the tsaD gene encoding tRNA (adenosine(37)-N6)-threonylcarbamoyltransferase complex transferase subunit TsaD translates to MCSSPTQSVFQSGTQWRPDLVLGIESSCDETAAAVLGHAGEVLSNVVSSQVTVHEKFGGVVPELAARAHLGTIDLVVEEALAIAQVPKHALGAVAVTQGPGLAGALLVGVNYAKALSYGLGIPVIGVNHLQGHIASAWLADPTFPPSCIVLVVSGGHTHLYRHEVGGRCILLGRTRDDAAGEAFDKGAQMLGLGFPGGPAVDRIARSGDSQAIRFPRFHRAKSSLEFSFSGLKTALLYKLREMDGPLRPHQAADLAAGYQEAIVQVLATKAFVALRQSNLTALAVVGGVSANSRLRTILSERAAREGVCLSLPPIEYCTDNAAMIASAGRQLLMNGERPHSDLDISPAERFVTIHADKENAHS, encoded by the coding sequence ATGTGTTCCTCCCCTACACAGTCTGTATTTCAATCTGGGACTCAATGGCGTCCGGACCTGGTTCTCGGAATCGAGTCATCATGTGATGAAACGGCTGCAGCCGTGCTCGGTCATGCGGGAGAGGTGCTTTCAAATGTGGTGTCTTCACAAGTGACAGTCCATGAAAAGTTCGGTGGAGTCGTTCCGGAATTAGCCGCGCGAGCTCACCTTGGGACGATCGATTTGGTCGTCGAAGAAGCTTTGGCGATCGCCCAAGTCCCAAAACATGCTCTCGGTGCCGTGGCCGTCACCCAGGGACCTGGATTGGCTGGAGCGCTTTTGGTGGGAGTGAATTATGCCAAAGCCTTGAGTTACGGTTTGGGGATTCCGGTCATCGGGGTCAATCATTTGCAGGGCCACATCGCTTCCGCATGGCTCGCCGATCCGACATTCCCACCGTCCTGCATTGTATTGGTTGTCTCGGGAGGCCATACCCATCTCTATCGCCATGAAGTCGGTGGTCGGTGTATTCTGTTGGGGCGCACTCGTGACGACGCCGCCGGCGAGGCGTTTGATAAGGGAGCCCAGATGCTTGGCTTGGGTTTTCCGGGTGGACCAGCCGTTGATCGAATCGCACGTTCCGGTGATTCGCAGGCCATTCGGTTTCCTCGATTCCACCGGGCAAAGAGCAGTCTTGAGTTTAGCTTCAGTGGGCTCAAGACGGCGTTGTTGTATAAGTTACGAGAAATGGATGGTCCTCTGCGACCGCATCAGGCTGCCGACTTGGCGGCCGGCTACCAAGAGGCTATTGTGCAGGTCTTAGCCACAAAGGCCTTCGTGGCCCTCAGACAGTCGAACCTGACCGCGCTGGCCGTCGTGGGAGGGGTCTCAGCCAATTCCCGGTTGAGGACCATACTGAGCGAGCGCGCGGCACGTGAAGGCGTTTGCCTCTCGCTGCCGCCTATCGAGTATTGCACAGACAACGCTGCCATGATTGCCTCGGCGGGGCGTCAGTTGCTGATGAACGGAGAACGACCGCATTCCGATCTCGATATCAGCCCGGCTGAGAGATTCGTGACGATTCATGCAGATAAGGAGAACGCCCATTCCTGA
- the hflX gene encoding GTPase HflX, with translation MQIRRTPIPDIRGQVAGLRTSQVVSLERLYRRRVLPDKVVTPELAKAMAQLTIELRRPIGVLLTRRGQVQEVIVGTELTLSSTTLTLFRAGARSLRGLRFIRTQLHDQPLNQEMLTDLAFLRLDLIGLLSVTEDGRLGDLYIAHLLAPNSAGQLFNVLKAVPFHDLSMMFDQFIEELESDLQQARGHYAVESGKESAILVSASVKSRSEQEERLVELAELANSADVMVVDRVVQRTPDGHQRYLLGRGKMKDVLIQTLHRGADMVIFDQTLSPAQLRAISEMTDIKVIDRTQLILDVFARRAHSREGKVQVELAQLRYLLPRLSGKGTQLSRLGGGIGTRGPGETKLETDRRRVRDRITHLERELTQFGRQQDQRRSRRDRHGLPVVSLVGYTNVGKSTLLNVLTSSQVSAQNRLFETLDTTSRRLRFPEDREVIITDTVGFIRDLPQELVGAFRTTLEELRGADLLLHVVDGSAADIDIQITAVVAILEDLQLNAIPRLLVFNKCDQMSPPRVELLCRRYGAIGISALQPATLGPLLARLEAHVRSLPSSECQTARPPLQDEALALASRR, from the coding sequence ATGCAGATAAGGAGAACGCCCATTCCTGATATCCGAGGTCAGGTCGCAGGACTGCGCACCAGCCAAGTCGTGTCGCTTGAGCGACTGTACCGACGTCGTGTCTTACCCGACAAGGTCGTGACCCCAGAGCTCGCGAAGGCAATGGCCCAACTGACCATTGAGCTCCGCCGTCCGATTGGCGTGCTGTTGACCCGGCGTGGACAAGTTCAGGAAGTGATTGTGGGAACGGAATTGACGTTGTCTTCCACAACACTGACTCTGTTCCGTGCCGGTGCGCGATCGCTCCGTGGCTTGAGATTCATTCGCACACAACTGCATGATCAGCCCTTAAATCAAGAGATGCTCACCGACCTCGCGTTCTTGCGGCTTGATCTCATTGGCCTCCTCTCCGTTACCGAGGATGGCCGGCTAGGCGATCTGTATATCGCTCACCTGCTGGCGCCTAATTCGGCCGGGCAATTGTTCAACGTGCTCAAGGCTGTCCCCTTCCACGATCTCTCCATGATGTTCGACCAATTCATCGAAGAGCTCGAATCAGACCTTCAGCAGGCGCGAGGGCACTATGCGGTTGAGAGCGGGAAGGAATCAGCGATACTTGTCAGCGCCTCCGTCAAAAGTCGGTCTGAGCAGGAAGAGCGTTTAGTCGAATTGGCGGAGCTGGCAAACTCCGCCGACGTCATGGTGGTCGACCGGGTCGTGCAGAGAACGCCGGATGGGCATCAGCGCTATCTCTTGGGACGCGGCAAGATGAAGGATGTCCTGATTCAGACGCTCCATCGGGGCGCGGACATGGTGATCTTTGATCAAACGTTGTCTCCGGCTCAACTGCGAGCGATTTCAGAGATGACTGATATCAAGGTGATCGACCGGACGCAACTGATCCTGGACGTCTTTGCCCGCCGGGCTCACAGCCGTGAAGGCAAAGTACAGGTGGAACTCGCGCAGTTGCGGTACCTGCTTCCACGATTATCCGGAAAGGGCACCCAACTCTCGCGCCTGGGCGGCGGGATCGGCACTCGGGGGCCGGGTGAAACCAAACTGGAAACCGATCGTCGCCGTGTGCGCGACCGCATCACGCACTTAGAACGGGAATTGACACAGTTCGGGCGCCAGCAAGACCAACGTCGGTCCAGGCGAGATCGGCACGGACTCCCCGTCGTTTCTCTCGTGGGCTATACGAACGTCGGTAAGTCGACGTTGCTCAACGTGCTGACAAGCAGTCAGGTATCGGCGCAAAACAGATTGTTTGAAACTCTGGACACGACGAGCCGACGCCTGCGGTTCCCGGAAGATCGCGAAGTCATCATCACCGATACGGTAGGATTTATCCGTGATCTTCCGCAAGAACTGGTCGGCGCCTTTCGGACAACGCTCGAAGAGCTACGAGGGGCTGATCTCCTGCTGCATGTTGTCGATGGCAGCGCCGCAGACATCGACATTCAGATTACGGCTGTCGTCGCCATTCTTGAAGACTTGCAGTTGAATGCGATCCCTAGGCTGCTCGTGTTTAATAAGTGTGACCAGATGTCACCACCGCGCGTTGAGTTGCTGTGCCGACGATACGGAGCCATCGGTATTTCGGCGCTCCAGCCTGCGACGCTTGGGCCTCTCTTGGCCCGATTGGAAGCACACGTGAGATCTCTGCCAAGTAGTGAATGTCAGACCGCTCGTCCCCCGTTGCAGGATGAAGCGCTGGCGCTTGCATCTCGTCGGTAA
- the nth gene encoding endonuclease III, with translation MRTQPALDRPAQIALRLRHAMPVAPVELTHRSPWELLVATILSAQCTDQRVNQVTPTLFKRYRTPQVMAKATSTELEPLIRSTGFYKSKAKNLIGCAQVISEQFKGQVPDTMEELTSIPGVGRKTANVLLGAAFGKPGIVVDTHVRRVANRLGLTHSSHPEQIERDLQSVYPPTQWTKVSQRLLLHGRYICLARKPRCLVCPIYDVCEWEGKLPK, from the coding sequence ATGAGGACACAGCCTGCGCTCGACCGCCCGGCGCAGATTGCTCTGCGTCTTCGTCACGCCATGCCGGTGGCGCCGGTGGAATTAACGCATCGTTCGCCGTGGGAGCTGCTGGTCGCGACAATTCTTTCAGCGCAGTGCACGGACCAGCGAGTGAATCAGGTCACGCCGACCCTCTTCAAACGGTATCGCACACCTCAGGTCATGGCGAAAGCGACGTCGACGGAATTGGAGCCATTGATCAGATCAACGGGTTTTTATAAGAGTAAAGCGAAAAATTTGATCGGTTGCGCGCAGGTCATTAGTGAGCAATTCAAGGGGCAAGTTCCTGATACGATGGAAGAACTCACGTCGATACCTGGTGTCGGACGAAAAACTGCGAACGTCCTTCTTGGGGCCGCATTCGGGAAACCGGGTATTGTGGTCGATACGCATGTGCGACGGGTGGCCAACCGACTCGGCTTGACCCATTCGAGTCACCCTGAGCAAATCGAACGCGATCTGCAATCGGTGTATCCGCCAACGCAGTGGACGAAGGTATCCCAACGGTTACTCCTTCATGGTCGGTATATATGCCTCGCGCGGAAGCCTCGCT